A part of Betaproteobacteria bacterium genomic DNA contains:
- the ilvC gene encoding ketol-acid reductoisomerase, translated as MKVYYDKDADLSLIKGKKVTIIGYGSQGHAHSLNLHESGVKVTVGLRKGGSSWDKAKKAGLGVKEVADAVKGADFVMMLLPDEHIAKVYREEVEPNIKKGATLAFAHGFNIHYGQVMPRADIDVVMIAPKAPGHTVRATYAQGGGTPCLIAIAQDSTKKARDLALSYAAAIGGGKAGVIETTFREETETDLFGEQVVLCGGTTALIQAGFEILVEAGYAPEMAYFECLHELKLIVDLMYEGGIANMRYSISNNAEYGDFTRGPRIITEETKAEMRRILKEIQTGAYAQEFLLENQTGATKLNAMRRIGREHEIERVGGKLRDMMPWIKKNRLVDTSRN; from the coding sequence ATGAAGGTGTACTACGACAAGGATGCCGACCTCTCTCTCATCAAGGGCAAGAAGGTCACCATCATTGGCTACGGTTCGCAAGGTCACGCCCATTCGCTCAATCTGCACGAGTCCGGCGTCAAGGTGACCGTGGGCCTGCGCAAGGGCGGCAGTTCGTGGGACAAGGCGAAGAAGGCCGGTCTGGGTGTCAAGGAAGTCGCCGACGCCGTGAAAGGTGCCGACTTCGTGATGATGCTGCTGCCCGACGAGCACATCGCCAAGGTCTATCGCGAAGAAGTCGAGCCGAACATCAAGAAGGGGGCCACGCTGGCCTTCGCCCACGGCTTCAACATTCACTACGGCCAGGTGATGCCGCGAGCCGACATCGACGTGGTCATGATCGCGCCGAAGGCTCCGGGGCATACCGTCCGCGCCACCTACGCTCAGGGCGGCGGAACTCCCTGCCTGATCGCCATCGCGCAGGATTCCACGAAGAAGGCCCGGGATCTGGCATTGTCCTACGCTGCGGCCATCGGCGGCGGCAAGGCGGGCGTGATCGAGACCACCTTCCGCGAGGAAACGGAAACCGACCTGTTCGGTGAACAGGTGGTCCTGTGCGGCGGTACCACGGCGCTCATCCAGGCGGGATTCGAGATCCTGGTGGAAGCCGGCTATGCGCCGGAAATGGCGTACTTCGAGTGCCTGCACGAGTTGAAGCTCATCGTGGACCTGATGTACGAAGGCGGTATCGCGAACATGCGCTACTCGATCTCCAACAATGCCGAGTACGGCGATTTCACGCGCGGTCCCCGCATCATCACCGAGGAGACCAAGGCCGAGATGCGCCGCATCCTCAAGGAGATCCAGACCGGCGCCTACGCGCAGGAATTCCTTCTGGAAAACCAGACGGGCGCGACCAAGCTGAACGCCATGCGCCGTATCGGCCGGGAGCACGAGATCGAGCGGGTGGGCGGCAAGCTCAGGGACATGATGCCCTGGATCAAGAAGAACCGTCTCGTCGATACGAGCCGCAACTGA
- a CDS encoding 16S rRNA (uracil(1498)-N(3))-methyltransferase: MPTDTPIKSGARFHVPDRLGPGAELQLPPVAAHHALRVLRLAEKDPVVVFDGSGGEYLATITHIVRGEVRIKTGRFRAEGPESPLPVTLVQGVSSGDRMDFTIRKAVELGVERIVPVFTERSIVKLGADRVDRRRSHWQGIVISACEQSGRNRVPWVEEPARFEHWLAALSPLPASGEARIFLAVEGSKRLAELSRPDGEVWLLAGPEGGFSAAEATNAALRGFVPVRLGPRVLRTETAALAALASIQTLWGDF, translated from the coding sequence ATGCCGACCGACACGCCCATCAAGAGCGGGGCACGCTTCCACGTGCCCGATCGTCTTGGCCCTGGAGCCGAGCTGCAACTCCCTCCGGTGGCCGCCCATCACGCCCTGCGCGTCCTGCGCCTCGCCGAGAAGGACCCGGTCGTGGTGTTCGACGGCAGCGGCGGCGAGTACCTCGCCACCATCACCCATATTGTGCGCGGGGAGGTCCGGATCAAGACCGGGCGCTTCCGCGCCGAAGGCCCTGAATCGCCCCTCCCCGTCACTCTGGTGCAGGGCGTTTCGTCGGGCGACCGGATGGACTTCACCATACGCAAGGCGGTGGAACTGGGCGTCGAACGCATCGTTCCCGTGTTCACCGAACGCAGCATCGTCAAGCTGGGCGCAGACCGGGTCGACCGCCGGCGGTCCCACTGGCAGGGAATCGTCATCTCCGCCTGCGAACAGTCGGGCCGGAATCGTGTTCCCTGGGTGGAGGAGCCCGCCAGATTCGAGCATTGGTTGGCAGCCCTGTCACCATTGCCCGCCTCCGGGGAGGCGCGCATCTTCCTCGCGGTGGAGGGAAGCAAGAGGCTCGCGGAGCTCTCGCGACCGGATGGGGAAGTCTGGCTGCTGGCGGGACCCGAAGGCGGATTCTCCGCAGCCGAGGCCACCAACGCGGCGCTGCGCGGATTCGTCCCCGTCCGGCTGGGGCCGCGGGTGCTGCGAACGGAAACGGCGGCACTGGCGGCGCTGGCATCGATCCAGACTCTTTGGGGTGACTTCTGA
- a CDS encoding TerC family protein, translating to MEWFGWIDDPQAWLALVTLVAIEIVLGIDNIIFISILVGRLPEKQRNLARTLGLAAAMVSRLALLFTLAWIMRLTSPLFSVLGQEISGRDLILIGGGLFLLWKSVHEIHNSLEGEEHHDAPARIAASFGGVLAQIAVIDIVFSLDSVITAVGMVDEMAVMVLAIVITVGVMLFAARPIGEFVDRHPTIKMLALSFLIVIGVALVADGAGFHIPKGYIYFAMAFSVVVEMLNIRMRARTRAVQLRRPDRP from the coding sequence ATGGAATGGTTCGGCTGGATCGACGATCCGCAAGCATGGCTTGCTCTGGTCACGCTGGTGGCCATCGAGATCGTGCTGGGGATCGACAACATCATCTTCATCTCCATTCTCGTCGGCCGGTTGCCCGAGAAGCAGCGCAACCTCGCACGGACGCTCGGGCTGGCGGCTGCCATGGTGTCCCGTCTCGCGCTGCTTTTCACCCTTGCCTGGATCATGCGGCTGACGTCTCCCTTGTTCAGCGTTCTGGGCCAGGAGATCTCCGGACGCGATCTCATCCTGATCGGAGGAGGACTGTTCCTGCTCTGGAAGAGCGTCCACGAAATCCACAATTCACTGGAGGGCGAGGAGCACCACGACGCGCCTGCGCGGATCGCCGCTTCGTTCGGCGGGGTGCTGGCCCAGATCGCCGTGATCGACATCGTCTTCTCGCTCGACTCTGTCATCACGGCCGTGGGAATGGTCGACGAGATGGCGGTGATGGTGCTCGCCATCGTCATCACTGTTGGCGTGATGCTCTTCGCGGCCAGGCCCATCGGAGAATTCGTCGACCGTCACCCCACGATCAAGATGCTGGCCCTGTCGTTTCTCATCGTCATCGGTGTGGCGCTCGTCGCCGACGGCGCCGGATTCCACATTCCCAAGGGCTACATCTATTTCGCGATGGCATTCTCGGTGGTCGTGGAGATGCTGAACATCCGGATGCGTGCGAGGACGCGGGCCGTGCAGTTGCGCCGTCCCGATCGTCCCTGA
- the phoU gene encoding phosphate signaling complex protein PhoU, with protein MTNSEHTSKQFDAELEALRARVLQMGGLVEDQIRLALDALVNGDFDLCTVVENNDHRVNGMEVALDEDCSTIIARRQPAASDLRMIMTVVKTITDLERIGDEAAKIARMAKLVHASDRLLHPKFGEIRRMGIIATEMLRKALDAFARLDLSASGEVVRQDQLVDEEFRSVIRQLITFMMEDPRTISASIEILFIAKAIERIGDHAKNISEYVIYMVKGKDVRHVSVEEIEREIMT; from the coding sequence ATGACCAATAGCGAACACACTTCCAAGCAGTTCGACGCTGAACTCGAGGCGCTCCGTGCGCGCGTGTTGCAGATGGGCGGGCTGGTGGAAGACCAGATACGGCTGGCCCTCGATGCGCTCGTGAACGGCGATTTCGATCTCTGCACGGTCGTCGAGAACAACGATCACCGCGTCAACGGCATGGAAGTGGCCTTGGACGAGGACTGCAGCACCATCATCGCGCGCAGGCAGCCAGCCGCGAGCGATCTGCGGATGATCATGACCGTCGTGAAGACGATCACCGATCTCGAGCGGATCGGCGACGAGGCGGCCAAGATCGCCCGCATGGCCAAGCTCGTCCATGCCTCCGACCGGCTGCTGCATCCCAAGTTCGGCGAGATCCGCCGCATGGGCATTATTGCCACTGAGATGCTGCGCAAGGCCCTGGACGCATTCGCCCGCCTGGACTTGTCCGCGTCCGGGGAGGTGGTCCGGCAAGATCAGCTCGTTGACGAGGAGTTCCGGTCGGTCATCCGGCAGCTCATCACCTTCATGATGGAAGACCCGCGTACCATCTCCGCCTCCATCGAGATCCTGTTCATCGCCAAGGCGATCGAGCGCATCGGCGATCACGCCAAGAACATCTCCGAATACGTGATCTACATGGTCAAGGGCAAGGACGTCCGCCACGTCAGCGTGGAAGAGATCGAACGCGAGATCATGACCTGA
- a CDS encoding acetolactate synthase 3 catalytic subunit: MELTGAEITVRCLADEGVEYLFGYPGGAVLHIYDEIFKQDKVKHILVRHEQAAVHAADGYARACEKPGAVLVTSGPGVTNAVTGIATAYSDSIPMVIISGQVPTHAIGQDAFQEVDAVGITRPCVKHNFLVKDVRNLAATIKKAFYIATTGRPGPVLVDIPKDVTMARCEYSYPDSVSMRSYNPVLKGHSGQIKKALALLLDAKRPMVYSGGGVVLGGASAQLAEFVRSLGFPCTNTLMGLGAFPASDPLYMGMLGMHGTYEANLAMQHCDVLIAIGARFDDRVIGNPKHFFQEERKIIHIDVDPSSISKRVRVDVPIVGDVREVLSEMNRQVASSSQRPDAAALKAWWTQIELWRARDCLKYDRTSSIIKPQMVIEKLHEITGGDAFVTSDVGQHQMWAAQFYRFDKPRRWINSGGLGTMGFGLPAALGAWFANPDSTVACVTGESSIQMCIQELSTCKQYRAPIKIVNLNNRYMGMVRQWQEFFHGNRYAESYMDALPDFVKLAESYGHVGMRIEKPSDIEGALREAFAMKDRLVFMDFITDQTENVYPMVPGGKGLSEMILV, translated from the coding sequence ATGGAACTGACCGGCGCCGAAATCACCGTGCGCTGCCTTGCCGATGAGGGGGTCGAATATCTGTTCGGCTACCCCGGCGGTGCGGTACTGCACATCTACGACGAGATCTTCAAGCAGGACAAGGTCAAGCACATCCTGGTACGGCACGAACAGGCGGCGGTGCACGCCGCTGACGGCTACGCCCGCGCATGCGAAAAGCCCGGGGCGGTGCTCGTGACTTCCGGGCCCGGCGTGACGAACGCGGTGACGGGTATCGCGACCGCCTATTCGGATTCCATCCCGATGGTCATCATCTCGGGCCAGGTCCCGACCCACGCCATCGGCCAGGACGCCTTCCAGGAAGTGGATGCGGTGGGAATCACCCGCCCCTGCGTCAAGCACAACTTCCTCGTCAAGGACGTCCGGAATCTGGCGGCCACCATCAAGAAGGCGTTCTACATCGCCACCACCGGGCGGCCGGGACCCGTGCTCGTGGACATTCCGAAGGATGTCACGATGGCCCGGTGCGAGTACTCGTATCCCGATTCGGTGTCGATGCGCTCCTACAACCCGGTGCTCAAAGGGCATTCCGGGCAGATCAAGAAGGCGCTCGCACTGCTCCTGGATGCGAAGCGGCCCATGGTCTACAGCGGCGGTGGCGTCGTGCTGGGCGGTGCCTCGGCCCAACTCGCAGAATTCGTACGGTCCCTGGGTTTCCCCTGCACGAACACGCTCATGGGGCTCGGTGCCTTCCCGGCATCCGATCCGCTGTACATGGGGATGCTGGGCATGCACGGCACCTACGAGGCCAATCTGGCCATGCAGCACTGCGACGTGCTCATCGCCATCGGAGCGCGCTTCGACGACCGGGTCATCGGCAATCCCAAGCATTTCTTCCAGGAAGAACGCAAGATCATCCACATCGACGTCGATCCGTCGTCCATCTCGAAGCGAGTCAGAGTCGATGTCCCCATCGTCGGCGATGTGCGCGAAGTGCTGTCCGAGATGAACCGGCAGGTGGCCTCCAGTTCGCAACGTCCGGACGCCGCGGCGCTGAAGGCGTGGTGGACGCAGATCGAGCTGTGGCGGGCGCGGGACTGCCTCAAGTACGACCGCACGAGCAGCATCATCAAACCGCAGATGGTCATCGAGAAGCTGCACGAGATCACCGGCGGAGACGCGTTCGTCACGTCCGACGTCGGCCAGCATCAGATGTGGGCGGCGCAGTTCTACCGTTTCGACAAGCCGCGTCGCTGGATCAACTCGGGTGGACTGGGCACGATGGGCTTCGGACTGCCGGCCGCGCTCGGGGCATGGTTTGCAAACCCGGATTCGACCGTGGCCTGCGTGACGGGAGAGTCGTCCATCCAGATGTGCATCCAGGAACTGTCGACCTGCAAGCAGTACCGCGCGCCGATCAAGATCGTGAACCTGAACAACCGCTACATGGGCATGGTGCGCCAGTGGCAGGAGTTCTTCCACGGAAACCGCTACGCCGAATCGTACATGGACGCGCTGCCGGATTTCGTGAAGCTCGCCGAAAGCTACGGTCACGTCGGCATGCGGATCGAGAAGCCTTCGGACATCGAAGGCGCGCTGCGCGAGGCGTTCGCGATGAAGGACCGGCTCGTGTTCATGGACTTCATCACGGACCAGACCGAGAACGTCTATCCGATGGTGCCGGGGGGCAAGGGTCTGTCGGAAATGATCCTCGTCTAG
- a CDS encoding CYTH domain-containing protein, whose amino-acid sequence MVAALPPVTRTPHSIYFDTPDASLAAAGMALRIRRSGRRWIQTFKCGGGVDSGLHRREEYEAPAPAGILNLPALADTPVAAMLSKADFIDHLQPVFVTRFRRTTRDVDSPAPNGRVRDGSRRGDGRGATRPINEVEIELRKRQRPAPRGVRAASGARGGSAPGKREQGAAGLPVALSVRKSCRYAAGTPALHPGMSATDALRTIVEVA is encoded by the coding sequence GTGGTCGCAGCGCTCCCGCCCGTCACGCGTACGCCGCACAGCATCTATTTCGATACGCCCGATGCATCGCTCGCCGCCGCGGGCATGGCGCTCAGGATACGCAGGTCGGGACGCCGCTGGATCCAGACATTCAAGTGCGGGGGCGGCGTCGATTCCGGGCTGCACAGGCGCGAGGAATACGAGGCTCCGGCGCCGGCTGGCATCCTGAATCTCCCCGCGCTTGCCGATACGCCGGTTGCCGCGATGCTGAGCAAGGCGGATTTCATCGATCACCTGCAACCGGTCTTCGTCACCCGCTTCCGCCGCACGACCCGTGATGTGGATTCACCCGCGCCAAATGGCCGAGTTCGCGATGGATCTCGGCGAGGTGATGGCCGGGGAGCGACGCGCCCGATCAACGAGGTCGAGATCGAGCTGCGCAAACGGCAACGTCCGGCACCTCGTGGAGTTCGCGCGGCGTCTGGCGCTCGAGGTGGATCTGCGCCTGGAAAACGTGAGCAAGGCGCAGCGGGGTTACCAGTTGCTCTCTCCGTGCGGAAGTCATGCCGCTACGCGGCAGGCACACCTGCGCTCCACCCCGGCATGTCCGCCACTGACGCCTTGCGCACGATCGTGGAAGTTGCTTGA
- a CDS encoding CHAD domain-containing protein translates to MPADPEYIHQARVAVRRLRSAFSLFRPLVPREHVIRVMDPLRKLGLSLGQARDWDVFASTTLPPVQEALGPDGSALDGLAARAASRREEAREHARAALSPRLYTPLLLDVALLMHEAPWQADPQNPSAVPPLIGAIAPVLLRRQWRRVHKAGRTADRTDDVSPHALRIEIKKLRYALEFFASLYPRKNVKALAAGCAEPQEILGF, encoded by the coding sequence ATTCCCGCCGATCCCGAGTACATCCATCAGGCCCGCGTTGCCGTCCGCCGTCTTCGATCGGCGTTCTCGCTGTTCCGTCCCCTGGTGCCCAGGGAACACGTGATTCGTGTCATGGACCCCCTCCGGAAACTCGGGTTGTCTCTCGGTCAGGCCCGGGACTGGGACGTTTTCGCCAGCACCACCTTGCCACCCGTCCAGGAGGCGCTCGGCCCCGATGGATCCGCCCTGGACGGTCTGGCCGCTCGCGCCGCTTCTCGTCGAGAGGAGGCCCGCGAGCACGCGAGAGCAGCGCTTTCTCCCCGTCTCTACACGCCACTCCTGCTGGACGTGGCCCTGCTCATGCACGAGGCGCCGTGGCAGGCGGACCCGCAGAATCCGTCCGCCGTGCCACCCTTGATCGGCGCAATCGCTCCCGTCCTGCTCCGGCGACAGTGGCGCCGCGTGCACAAGGCGGGCCGTACCGCCGATCGCACGGACGATGTGTCCCCGCACGCCCTGCGCATCGAGATCAAGAAGCTGCGATACGCACTGGAATTCTTCGCATCGCTGTATCCACGCAAGAATGTCAAGGCGCTGGCAGCGGGCTGCGCAGAACCGCAGGAGATCCTCGGATTCTGA
- the rpiA gene encoding ribose-5-phosphate isomerase RpiA encodes MNQDELKKAVAQAAITHVPAGCIVGVGTGSTANYFIDALGDIRSRIDAAVASSEASASRLAARGIPVLDLNHVDDLPVYVDGADEVTEHLAMIKGGGGALTREKIVAAVARKFVCIADQSKLVPLLGRFPLPVEVIPMARSHVGRQMVKLGGQPVLRGGFQTDNGNVIIDVHGLSIADPVALETEINQIPGVVTVGLFARRPADVLLLGTDDGVVTRTR; translated from the coding sequence ATGAATCAGGATGAACTGAAGAAAGCCGTGGCGCAGGCCGCGATCACCCATGTTCCCGCCGGGTGCATCGTGGGCGTGGGGACCGGCTCGACCGCCAATTACTTCATCGATGCGTTGGGCGACATCCGTTCGCGCATCGACGCCGCCGTCGCGAGTTCCGAGGCGTCCGCCTCGCGCCTGGCTGCCCGCGGCATCCCCGTCCTGGACCTCAACCACGTCGACGATCTGCCTGTCTATGTCGATGGTGCCGATGAAGTGACCGAACATCTCGCCATGATCAAGGGCGGGGGCGGCGCCCTCACCCGGGAGAAGATCGTCGCCGCGGTCGCCCGCAAGTTCGTCTGCATTGCCGACCAGTCCAAGCTGGTTCCGCTGCTGGGCCGTTTCCCTCTTCCGGTCGAAGTCATCCCCATGGCGCGCTCGCATGTGGGCCGGCAGATGGTCAAGCTGGGTGGGCAGCCCGTGCTGAGAGGCGGGTTCCAGACCGACAACGGGAACGTGATCATCGACGTGCACGGGCTGAGCATTGCCGACCCGGTCGCGCTGGAAACAGAGATCAACCAGATTCCCGGGGTGGTGACGGTGGGCCTCTTCGCCCGCAGGCCCGCCGACGTGCTGCTCCTTGGTACCGACGATGGCGTCGTCACCCGGACTCGCTGA
- a CDS encoding oxidative damage protection protein, whose protein sequence is MARMVHCIKLGREAEGLDLPTYPGPLGKRIFDNVSKEAWRAWLEQQKMLVNENRLNLADIKARRYLEAQMEKHFFGEGADEAAGYVPPSR, encoded by the coding sequence ATGGCACGCATGGTTCACTGCATCAAGCTCGGACGGGAAGCGGAGGGTCTGGATCTTCCCACCTATCCGGGACCGTTGGGCAAACGCATCTTCGACAACGTCTCCAAGGAAGCCTGGAGGGCGTGGCTGGAGCAGCAGAAGATGCTCGTCAACGAAAACCGCCTCAACCTCGCCGACATCAAGGCGCGCAGGTATCTCGAGGCACAGATGGAGAAGCACTTCTTCGGCGAAGGTGCGGATGAGGCGGCGGGATACGTTCCGCCTTCCAGGTAG
- the ilvA gene encoding threonine ammonia-lyase, biosynthetic, translated as MKSDYLTRILNARVYDVAVETPLEAAPLLSRRLGHTLLLKREDLQPVFSFKIRGAYNKMAGLSAAALQRGVIAASAGNHAQGVALSAQRLGCRAVIVMPVTTPGIKVDAVAARGGEVLLAGDSYDDAYAKALEVGRKQGLTFIHPYDDPEVIAGQGTVGMEILQRHPGPIDAIFVAVGGGGLIAGIGSYVKSLRPGIRVIGVEPADSDAMTRSLRTGRRVRLTNVGLFADGVAVKQVGRETFRLAREVVDDMVLVDSDAICAAIKDVFEDTRTVLEPAGALAVAGAKAWSERQRSQGKTLVAVACGANMNFDRLRYVAERAELGERREAIIAVTIPERPGSFRRFCEVLGRRNVTEFNYRYADADEGHVFVGVQTAGRDEIRQLLRTLDGAGLKARDFSDNEMAKLHVRHMVGGRAPRAAHERLTRFEFPERPGALMQFLDAMSPEWNISLFHYRNHGAAYGRVLCGMQVPPPARGAFRRFLRDLAYPHWDETDNPAFRLFL; from the coding sequence ATGAAGTCCGACTATCTCACCCGAATCCTGAACGCTCGCGTCTACGACGTCGCCGTCGAGACACCGCTGGAAGCCGCGCCGCTGCTTTCGCGGAGGCTCGGGCACACGCTGCTGCTGAAGCGCGAGGACCTGCAGCCGGTCTTCTCGTTCAAGATCCGAGGGGCCTACAACAAGATGGCCGGGCTGTCCGCGGCCGCACTCCAGCGCGGGGTCATCGCCGCGTCCGCCGGCAATCATGCCCAGGGAGTCGCGCTGTCCGCTCAGCGCCTGGGGTGCCGTGCCGTCATCGTCATGCCGGTCACCACACCCGGCATCAAGGTCGATGCGGTCGCGGCCCGTGGCGGAGAAGTCCTCCTCGCAGGCGACTCCTACGACGATGCCTACGCGAAGGCGCTGGAGGTGGGGCGCAAGCAGGGACTCACGTTCATCCATCCGTACGACGATCCGGAGGTCATCGCCGGACAGGGGACGGTCGGCATGGAGATCCTGCAGCGGCATCCGGGGCCCATCGACGCCATCTTCGTCGCCGTCGGCGGGGGCGGGCTCATCGCCGGCATCGGCAGCTACGTGAAGAGCCTGCGTCCCGGCATACGCGTGATAGGCGTCGAGCCCGCCGATTCGGACGCCATGACCCGATCGCTGCGAACCGGACGCCGCGTCCGGCTGACAAATGTGGGGTTGTTCGCGGATGGGGTGGCGGTGAAGCAGGTGGGGCGAGAGACGTTCCGGCTGGCGCGGGAAGTCGTGGACGACATGGTCCTGGTGGACAGCGATGCCATTTGTGCGGCGATCAAGGATGTCTTCGAGGACACCCGGACCGTGCTCGAACCCGCCGGAGCGCTGGCAGTTGCGGGCGCCAAGGCCTGGAGCGAACGCCAGCGCAGCCAGGGCAAGACGCTCGTCGCCGTCGCCTGCGGCGCCAACATGAACTTCGACCGGCTCCGGTACGTTGCCGAACGGGCGGAACTGGGCGAACGACGCGAGGCCATCATCGCGGTGACAATCCCCGAGAGGCCAGGCAGCTTCCGCCGTTTCTGCGAGGTGCTGGGGCGCCGCAACGTCACCGAGTTCAACTACCGCTATGCCGATGCCGATGAAGGCCACGTGTTCGTCGGCGTGCAGACGGCCGGCCGTGACGAAATCCGTCAGCTTCTGCGAACACTGGACGGTGCGGGTTTGAAGGCACGGGATTTCAGCGACAACGAAATGGCCAAGCTGCACGTGCGGCACATGGTCGGCGGGCGCGCCCCCCGTGCGGCACACGAGAGGCTGACCCGGTTCGAATTCCCGGAACGGCCCGGTGCACTGATGCAATTCCTCGATGCCATGAGTCCGGAGTGGAACATCAGCCTCTTTCACTATCGTAACCACGGCGCCGCCTACGGGCGGGTGCTGTGCGGAATGCAGGTTCCCCCCCCTGCGCGCGGGGCATTCCGCCGGTTCTTGCGCGATCTCGCCTATCCGCACTGGGACGAGACGGACAATCCGGCGTTCCGCCTGTTCCTCTGA
- the ilvN gene encoding acetolactate synthase small subunit — MRHIIALLLENESGALSRVAGLFSARGYNIESLTVAPTEDPTLSRMTIVTSGSGDIIEQITKQLNKLVDVVKVVDLSEGEHIERELMLVKVRASGKDREEMKRLADIFRGRILDVTDKSYTIELTGTCQKLDAFLDALEDGAVLETVRTGASGIGRGERILKI, encoded by the coding sequence ATGAGACACATCATCGCTTTGCTGCTCGAGAACGAATCGGGCGCGCTGTCGCGGGTCGCGGGGCTCTTCTCCGCCCGAGGCTACAACATCGAATCGCTGACCGTCGCTCCCACGGAGGATCCGACGCTCTCGCGCATGACCATCGTGACGTCCGGTTCGGGCGACATCATCGAGCAGATCACCAAGCAGCTGAACAAGCTGGTCGACGTGGTCAAGGTCGTGGACCTGTCCGAAGGCGAGCACATAGAGCGCGAACTCATGCTGGTGAAGGTGCGCGCCTCGGGCAAGGATCGCGAGGAGATGAAGCGGCTGGCGGACATATTCCGTGGCCGGATTCTGGACGTCACCGACAAGAGCTACACGATCGAGTTGACGGGCACGTGCCAAAAGCTCGATGCCTTCCTCGACGCACTCGAGGACGGCGCAGTCCTCGAGACGGTCCGTACCGGCGCATCCGGGATCGGCCGCGGAGAGCGCATTCTGAAGATCTAG
- a CDS encoding 3-hydroxyacyl-CoA dehydrogenase — translation MDIRNSVFVVTGGSSGLGEATIEMIVAAGGKAVIADVNKTAGEMLAARLGAAVRFVECDVTSEEHARRAIDTAVSAFGGLQGLVNCAGVGVPAKVLGKEGPHPLDRFMKIVNINLVGTFNMIRLAADAMAKGQPNDAGERGVIVNTASVAAYDGQIGQPAYAASKAGVVGMTLPIARELARYGIRVVTIAPGLFETPMMAGLPEEAQRSLAQQVPFPSRLGRPSEFAQLVGQICANQMLNGETIRLDGAIRMAAK, via the coding sequence ATGGACATCCGCAACAGCGTTTTCGTCGTCACCGGGGGCAGTTCCGGCCTGGGAGAAGCCACCATTGAAATGATCGTCGCCGCCGGCGGCAAGGCGGTGATCGCCGACGTCAACAAGACAGCGGGCGAGATGCTGGCGGCCCGCCTCGGCGCCGCCGTCCGCTTCGTGGAATGCGACGTCACTTCCGAGGAACACGCGAGGCGCGCCATCGACACCGCTGTTTCCGCCTTTGGTGGACTGCAAGGTCTGGTCAACTGCGCCGGTGTCGGTGTCCCTGCCAAGGTTCTCGGCAAGGAGGGCCCGCACCCGCTCGACCGCTTCATGAAGATCGTGAACATCAATCTGGTCGGCACATTCAACATGATTCGCCTGGCGGCCGACGCCATGGCGAAGGGTCAGCCCAACGACGCAGGCGAGCGCGGCGTGATCGTCAACACGGCCTCCGTGGCCGCGTACGACGGTCAGATCGGCCAGCCCGCGTACGCTGCGTCGAAGGCGGGGGTGGTGGGCATGACCCTGCCGATCGCCCGCGAACTCGCCCGGTACGGTATCCGCGTGGTCACGATCGCCCCGGGGTTGTTCGAGACGCCCATGATGGCCGGCCTGCCCGAGGAGGCGCAGCGCTCGCTCGCCCAACAGGTTCCTTTCCCATCCCGCCTCGGCCGCCCGTCGGAGTTCGCCCAGCTCGTGGGCCAGATCTGCGCCAACCAGATGCTGAACGGCGAGACCATCAGGCTCGACGGCGCCATCCGCATGGCGGCCAAGTAG